The region CCTATCTTTTACTTATCATCGCCATACCAGCCATGATGGCTGCTTCTTTTTATCTCTCCGCTGAGATACAAGTGTATCTTGATAAAAGCAGTATCACCAGTATCATACATCTCTACGAAGTTATCCCTTATTTCATCATATGGATGATGTTTTACATTGCCTACCAACTCTCTCCAAATACCCCTATAGAGGTCTCCGCTGCCCTGATAAGTTCCTTCATTGCTTCTCTTGTATGGTATCTTTCTAAAAGTGCTTTTGTCTTCTATGTTATCCATAATAAGACCTATGCAAGTATCTATGGCAGTATCAGTATTGCACTTTTTTTCTTTTTATGGATCTATATCTCATGGGCTATCTTCATCCATGGGCTTAAATTTTGTGACCTACTGAACAAAAATGAAGAGATAGACCATATATGAAAACCGTAAGTAAATGACAACAGTTTGTCATTTATAGGTTTGGAACCGAAATGGTGGAGCAAGGCGACCCATGAAGGAAGACCCAGTATTCATAATAAAAAAAGATACATAGCATACAATAATGCTAAACCTTTAAGTGACCAAAAAAGTTTTTTACTCCATACAGCCCCTAGAGATATACCTATATATCCAAGTATTGCCCAGATAGGTAAAAGTGACTCTGTACTGCTTTTTGGAAGAGCAAACAATACTAACAACCCCGTATCAAAAAGACTACCCATACCCAATAGATGTAACCCCATCACACAAGGGTAAAAAGGAATGAACAGCAATGAAAGCAGAGGTGACAAAAGTTGATATCCATTCATCACAGGAAACACAGTATGTACAATAGGAAGCATCAAAAGAAAGATACCCAAAGGGATAAAAATAAGTGAAATGATCCATGTTTTAACACCTTTACTGTACTGCAGCAATAAAAAGATATAAAATACCCCTGCCACAGAAAGCCCAAAACTAAGGGAAACAAGCAAAGAAGGAAAGAGTGCCACAAGTATCAAGATGATTGTAGTTAAGAAGGTAAAACTCATTAGTTCCAACCCCAACAGAAGTACTATCCATCCGACCAGTACCATAGCATAGGAACGTACCAAAGAGGGAGGAAAATCTACAAACCATACATAAGTACCTAGCAGAATCATTGCCGTCAATCCTACATCAAAAAGTGCATGACGATAAGGGAAATAGTGTTGCTGCAGTGGTCTATAGAGTAACAAAATCAAACCATACACCAACCCCCACAATATCCCTAAATGAAACCCGCTTAAAGCAACAAGATGACTCACACCCAGCATACTGATCTTCTCTCTTAACTCTTTCTCCAAAAGGGTAGCAAAAAATATAGCATTGTAAAATGACTGCAAAGAGGACTTTTCATGTTGTGAAGCCACGTTCACCAATAGCCTGTCTTTAAAAGTTACAGGGAGAAGTTCTTGTGCTTTAATGCGGCTTTTCACATAAAAGGTACCTATATAATCAACAAAGGATATGTTCTTATTTGGAAATATCTGTAGACGAAGACGTTTGTGATCGAAAAGATCTTTACTGTAGTTCGTAGTATAAAAAGTCAAACCCTCTTTACTTCGAAGTTTAAGCACTTGATAACGTTTATTTTCTTTAGACTTTTGATAGGCATTCAATACTTTTGCATGGGTATAGTAAAAAGGTTTTGAAATAAACTGTTGATACGCTTGATATTCAAAAAAGAGCCGGATCAGTATCACCAATAGAAAAAAGAGTATCACCCAAATAAATGTTTTCTTTTCTGGGAATAGTTTTGGTTTTTCTAATTGCATGATGTTATATCCTTAGATCCCCATATCAGGTACGGGAATGACGAAA is a window of Sulfurovum sp. TSL6 DNA encoding:
- a CDS encoding YihY family inner membrane protein, encoding MQNNPQFTKILKHYYIFLRDFLGDLFDSRLGHYASSLSWSTLFSIIPFLVIMLAIFTTMPLFHTMYAKVEELIFANLLPTESTVIMEYLNTFVANSDKLGYMGALYVIFAAVMFFKDYDYIVNDIFSTSKRTIWQAIKTYLLLIIAIPAMMAASFYLSAEIQVYLDKSSITSIIHLYEVIPYFIIWMMFYIAYQLSPNTPIEVSAALISSFIASLVWYLSKSAFVFYVIHNKTYASIYGSISIALFFFLWIYISWAIFIHGLKFCDLLNKNEEIDHI
- a CDS encoding ComEC/Rec2 family competence protein; the protein is MQLEKPKLFPEKKTFIWVILFFLLVILIRLFFEYQAYQQFISKPFYYTHAKVLNAYQKSKENKRYQVLKLRSKEGLTFYTTNYSKDLFDHKRLRLQIFPNKNISFVDYIGTFYVKSRIKAQELLPVTFKDRLLVNVASQHEKSSLQSFYNAIFFATLLEKELREKISMLGVSHLVALSGFHLGILWGLVYGLILLLYRPLQQHYFPYRHALFDVGLTAMILLGTYVWFVDFPPSLVRSYAMVLVGWIVLLLGLELMSFTFLTTIILILVALFPSLLVSLSFGLSVAGVFYIFLLLQYSKGVKTWIISLIFIPLGIFLLMLPIVHTVFPVMNGYQLLSPLLSLLFIPFYPCVMGLHLLGMGSLFDTGLLVLFALPKSSTESLLPIWAILGYIGISLGAVWSKKLFWSLKGLALLYAMYLFLL